Below is a window of Clostridiales bacterium DNA.
ATAATCGCCGCCACGCATTCCAGCCGTTCATGGCCGTACGGATGCTCCCGGTCGGATGCTTTCCCGGCTGCGCGCATTCCGATCATCACGATCACAGTACTCAGCACATCCGACGCGGAATGCACCGCGTCCGAAACCATCGCGCCGGAACGGGCAATCAGGCCGGCTGCCAGCTTTAATACAGACAGGCCCAGGTTGATGAACATCGTCACCCGCGCCACCCGCATCGCTGTATGGGAATCTCCCCGGAGCTCTGTTTTCTCCGTTTGCTTCATATCTCTCTCTTCTTTCCGGCTCAACACCTTCCGATATTATATCCCGCCCCTTCCCGCTTGTAAACGGGCGTCATCCGTTCCGATTGTGACGAAATCCGGAAAAAGAGTCCAAAACTGTTGACATTATCCCGAAAAGTGAGTTATATAAGGAAAGCCGCCGGTAAAACTGAACCGGCAGGCGGGAAAGAAGGATGAATCAAATGGTAAAAATCAATGTAATTTCCGGTTTCCTCGGTGCGGGCAAAACCACGCTGATCAAGAAACTGCTGACCGGCAGCCTCCGTAATGAAAAAGTGGTCCTGCTGGAGAATGAATACGGTGAAATCGGTATTGACGGCGGCTTTATGAAGGACGCCGGAATCACCGTAACCGAGCTGAACGCCGGCTGCATCTGCTGCACCCTGGCCGGTGATTTCCAGGCCGCTGTGGACCAGCTGATCGATACCTACCATCCCGACCGGATCCTGGTGGAGCCCACGGGCGTCGGCAAGCTCAGTGAAATTCTGTCCGCTGTGGAAAAGGCGAAGGAACGCCATCCGGAAATCGAAGTCGGCGGCAGTGCCACCGTGGTGGACGCCGGCAAGTGCCGGATGTACATGAAAAACTTCGGCGAATTCTTCCTGGACCAGGTTAAGAGCGCTTCCACCGTCATCTTCAGCCGCACCCAGCTGCTGGATGCGGACCGTGTGGAAAAGAGCCGCCTGCTGATTGCCGAAGCCCATCCGGATGCCCGGATTATCACCACCCCCTGGGATGATATGACTCCGGACTTCATGCTGGACGTCATCGAAAACGGCAAGCCGATTTATTTCGCGCCGCTTGAGGATGATGACGATGATGACGATGATGAGGAAGAGCATCATCACCACCATCATGACCATGATGATGACGATGATGATGGCGATGAGCACGAACATCACCACCATCACGATCATGATGACGACGACGATGATGATGACGATGATGAGCATGAACATCACCACCATCACGGCCATGATGATGACGATGATGATGACGGCGATGAGCATGAACATCACCACCATCACGGCCATGAAGGCCATGAACATCATCACCATCACCACCATCACGGTGCGGATGACCATGATGCCGACGAAGTCTTCGACACCATCGGCCTGGAAACAGCCCGCCGCTACGAGCAGGATGAGATCCGCGCCATGCTGGACCGCCTGTCCGATGAAGAAGAATACGGCCGTGTCCTGCGGGCCAAGGGCATTCTCCAGAATGCCGCGGGTGAATGGTTCCAGTTTGACTATGTCCCCGGTGAAACCGATATGCGGAATGACAGCGCGGATTATACCGGCCGCCTGTGCGTCATCGGTACCAGCCTGAACGAGAAAGCGATTACGGAGCTGTTTCAGTTATGATTCGCAAATTCGTACCGGTTTACCTGATTACCGGCTTCATTGAAAGCGGAAAGACCACCCTCGGCCTCACGATCCTGGGCAACGAACGCTTTACCAACGGCGGCAAAACCCTGGTGATCTGCTGTGAGGACGGAGAAGCGGAATGGGATGACAAATCCCTGGAGAAAAACAACGGCGTCCTGGTGATGCTCGACAGCTCCGAAGAACTGAATTCCCGGCTCCTGGCAGACCTGGAAAACGAGCATAAGCCTTCCTGTGTCATCATGGAATACAACTCCATGTGGGGACTGGAAAAGCTGGACACCCTGATTCTTCCCCGCCTCTGGGACTGGGCGCAGGTGGTCACCACTGCCGACGGCACCACTTTTGAAAACTATATGACCAACATGCGGAAGCTTCTGACCGATCCCATGAAGACTGCCGATATGATCACGGTCAACCGCTGCGGTCCGGATTTCAACAAGAGTTCCTGGCGCAAGCAGCTGCGCGCGATGAACAACGCCGCCACCATCTTCTTCGAGAATCTCGACGGTACGGTGGATGACGGAATCCGGGATGAAGACCTGCCCTACGATATGAAGGCGGAAACCATCTCCATCGCGGAGGACCAGTTCGGCATCTTCTATGTGGACAGTATGGACCATCCCGAACGGTATGACGGCAAGAAAGTCCGGCTGGTCGGCCAGGCCTGGAAGCGCCCCGGATTCCCGAAGGGCTTCTACTACTTCGCCCGCAACGCGATGACCTGCTGTTCCAATGATATTGCGCCCTGCGGCTGGGTCTGCAAGGGAGAGCGCACACCGGACAACAAAACCTACTTCACCCTCACCGCACGCTGCAAAATGGTGCAGTCGCCGGATGGGCAAGTCGCGCTGATGCTCAATGAACTGAATGCAGAGCGCGCCAAGACGCCCCGCGAGGAACTGGTGTCCTTTGTCAACCTGTAATCACTGTTCATCTCCGACCGGCCTTCGGGCCGGTCTTTCCCTTTTCTCCGGCGCGGAAATGCTTGCTTTCCCCCGGGAAAAGGAATAGAATGAAATTTACAGAAAAAGCCATCATCCGGGAAAGGAGGCTGCGGCATGCTGAGTGAAGAGAGAAAAGCGTTTGAACGCCTGTCGTTCAAAGTGCTCATTGTTGTGCTCGTCCTGCTGGCAGCCTACTTCCTCGTCCCGCAGGTATGGGACAAACTTTCTCCCTTCTTCATTGCGATTCCGCTGGCTGCGATGCTGCAGCCGGTAATCCGCTTCTGTTTCAGGAAGCTGAAGCTGAAAAAGAGCATTTCCTCTTTCATCCTGGTCATCCTCCTGCTGGGGCTGGTCATCGGTATCCTGGTATGGCTGATCGGCCTGGTAACCAGCATGGTCAACCCGTTCCTCACCCAGTCGGAGGATATCGTCACCACCACCATCGGCACCATCCGCCAGGCAGTCAACAGCCTGATGCAGTATACGTCCGACAACTTCAGCCCGGAAGTCCAGGCGCAGATCAGCAAAGCAATGAACGACATGATCGGTGACCTGACAAAGTGGGGCATTTCCGTTTCCACAACGCTCGGCACTTATCTCGTTAACCTGGCCACCGGCTTCCCCTATTTCATCGTCTACACCACCTTCCTGGCGATGGCACTGTATTTCATCGCCCGGGATTATGATGATATCCGCAGCTACCTGCCGGGCGGAAAGCGCCGTAACCAGTCCAGCAACACCACCCAGCTGACCAACTCTGCCATCCGCAGCCTGATCGGCTACCTGCGGGTGCAGGGCACCTTCTCCCTGATGGTGCTGGTCGTCAGCCTGATTGTCCTCAACGCGTTCCGGTTCCCGTATGCCAGCGCCATCGCGATTGTCGCCGGCATCATGGAAATGATCCCCATGGTCGGCAGCGGCCTGCTCTATATCCTCATGGGCGTCATCTACCTGCTCACCGGCAATATTGCCGCGGCAATCCAGGTGCTTGCGCTCACTGCGGTGCTCCAGCTGGCGCGCCGCCTGCTTGAGCCGAAGCTTATGTCCAACTCCATCGGCATCACTCCCCTTGAAAGCCTGATTGGTATGTTTGTCGGCCTCCGGGTCGGCGGGATCATCGGCCTGATCGGCGGCCCGGTGGCGATGGCCGTGCTGGTCGGTGCCTTCCGCGGAAAGATTTTCGAATCCATGAAGCGGGATTTCTTCTGCCTGGTCACATACCTTCGGAACCGCTGGCGCCCGGCCGTGCCGGATCCCGCCCCTGTGCCGGATGGGCCGGCAGAGCCGGAATCGCCTGAACCTCCGGTCAAAGAAGAGTAAACTTGCATCCTGCCGGACCTTCGGGTCCGGTTTTTTCATCCTTCTCTTTCGGTCTTGCAAAAAAACGCCGTTCCCCGTATAATCTTTCAGGTTGCGGGCAACTGCCTGTACGAAAACAGAGTACAGTTTTTCCCGGGAGGATTCAGGATGGCGGATATCGTGGTAATCGGCGGCGGCGCGGCCGGAATGGCAGCAGCCCTGTTTGCCGCGCGTGCCGGCGCATCGGTGCTCCTGCTGGAGAAAAATGAAAAACTGGGAAAAAAGGTTTACATCACCGGCAAAGGCCGCTGCAACCTTACGAACGACTGTGATACCGATGAATTCATGGCCCAGGTTCCGCGCAACCCGCGGTTCCTCTACAGTGCCCTGAATTTCTTCTCTCCGCAGGATATGATGTCCCTGCTGGAAAGTGCCGGCTGCCCCGTGCAGGTACAGCGCGGCCGCAGGGTTTTCCCGGTTTCTGAAAAAGCCAGTGATGTCACGCGGGCGCTGCAGTCCTGCCTGCGGAATGCCGGCGTTACAGTCCGTCTGGGTGCAGGGGTTCAGTCCCTGGAGTCAGAGGGCGGCCGGCTCTCCGGCGTCCGCCTGGAAGACGGTTCCCTGGTTCCCGCCAGGGCGGTCATTGTCTGCACCGGCGGCATCAGCTACCCATCTACCGGTTCCACCGGGGACGGATACCGTTTTGCGGAAGAAGCGGGCCACACAGTGGTCCCCCGGTCTCCGGTCCTGGTCGGTCTGGAGACAGAAGAAGCCTGGCCCCGCATGCTGCAGGGGCTCAGCCTGCGCAACGTCACGCTGACGCTCTCCCGTAAGGGCAAAACGCTGTATTCGGAGCTTGGTGAAATGCTGTTCACGCATTTCGGCATTTCCGGTCCGATTGTGCTGGAAGCCAGCTGTCATCTGCCCGAGCCGCCCGCAGGCGCTTCCCTGGAAATCGACCTGAAGCCCGGCCTGACCGCGGAACAGCTGGACGCACGGATCCTGCGGGATTTCTCCGTGGCCGGCAAAAAGCTCCTGCGGAATGAACTCACTTCCCTGCTGCCGTCCCGCCTGGCGGATCTGTTTCCCCAGCTGTGCGGCATTCCGGCAGCTCTTCCCTGCAGCCAGGTCACCGCAGTCCAGCGCCAGCGCCTGGTTTCCGTGCTGAAGGCGTTTCCGCTCACAGTCCGCGCCCCGCGCCCAGTGGAGGAAGCCATCGTCACCCGCGGCGGTGTCAGTGTCCGGGAACTGGAACCCGGAACCATGCGCAGCAAGCTCGTTCCGAATCTCTTCTTCGCCGGAGAAGTCATCGATGTGGATGCGCACACCGGCGGCTACAACCTGCAGATTGCCTGGTCCACGGGCGCCCTTGCCGGCACCGGTGCCGCGGAGCAGGTCCTGTCCTGATATTGTTCCCCGGCATCATGCCGGATTGATTACGTTTCATCCACCGGAGGTACCATGACCTATATTGTTCTTGACCTGGAATGGAATCAGCCGATTTCCTACCAAAGCAGCACCTTCCGCAAGGTCGGTGACAAGCTCATGTTTGAGATGATCCAGATCGGTGCCGTCAAGCTCGACGCCAACCTCAACCCTGGCGAAGCGATCTCGATTCCGATCGCCCCGACGCATTATGTCCGCATCCATCCCCGCATCCGCCGGATGACAGGCCTGGATTCCGAAACGCTGGCCGGTGCTCCCGCTTTCCGGGAAGCGCTGCAGCAGTTTGCCGCCTGGTGCGGGGACGATTACACCCTGCTGACCTGGGGCATCGACGATGTCAGCGTGCTGTACCAGAATATCCATTTTTTCCACTGCGAGGATATCGTCCTGCCGCCCCTGTGCGACATCCAGCGCCTGTTCAGTACGGTGCACAACCTGAAGGACCGTTCCGGCCTGAAAACCGCCATGGAGCTGGTCAACATCACGCCGGATGATACCATGTCCTTCCACAACGCGCTGAACGATGCGTGGTATACCGCCCTGGTCTTCAAAACCCTGCCGGATCCGTCCGCTGTCCTGAACTATCCCCAGGAGCCCCGTCCGCTGATCCATTCCCGCCATATCACGCGGGAAAAAACGGAAGGTGAAGCGTTTGCATCCGTCCGCGATGCGCTGGCCAGCGAAACGGCAATTCATCCGGTTTGTCCGCGCTGCGGAAGGGTTCTCGCACTCGACGGCGAATATATAAAGCAGAGTGCCGATAAGTATATCGCGGTGGCAAAATGCAGGAACCATGGCCGGATCCTGATCCGTCTCCGTTTCCGGATCGATGATGACGGGAAAAAGATCATGAGCCGCACCACCGCCCCTGCCACCAGTGCCAACGTGGCGTATATCCATACCAAGCAGCTGCAGAACCAGCAGCGGCAGGCGCAGTACCTCGAATCACACGGCTCTCTGCCCGATCCGGATGAAGAGCTGCTGAATGCCGATGTGTCCAGTATGCCCTTCGATTAAACCCGAAGGAGGACGCCGCATGTTAATCAGATCCATTGACAATCAGAAAGAATTTCCCGAGGGAACGACCGTACAGGCGTGCCTGACAGGGCTGGACAATTTTCCTGTCGGTACGCTTGCCGCTTTATCCGGCGGTATTGTACGTGAGCTGAACGAGCCGATCCGTACGGACTGCACGCTGATTCCGCTGACCCTGGAGCATGAGGAAGGGCGCCGGGTATACGAACGCTCCCTGCGCTTTGTCATGCTGCTGGCCCTGCGTCATCTGTATCCCTATCAGCAGGTCAGAATTGAATATTCTGTCGGTTATGGCGTGTTTGTCCGCCTGCCGGGAGTAACGCTCCACCGCCAGGATATCGTTCGGATTGAAAATGAGATGCGCCGCCTGGTGGAGCTGAACCTGGCCTTCACCCGGAAGCAGTGGACCCGGGAGGATGCGATCCGCTACTTCGAGGAGGAGAAGCAGCCCGACAAGGTCGATCTGCTCCGCCACCGTCCGGTTCCCTATATCAATATGTACTGTATCGACGGCATGTGGGAATACTTCTACGGCGCCATGACGGTATCCACCGGCTATGTTCCGGTATTTACGCTGTTCGAACTGCGGGGCGGTTTCGTACTGCAGCTCCCCGCCGGATCGGACTTTGACCACGCCGCACCGTATATCTACCGTCCCAAGCACCTGGAGGTTTTCAACCAGAGTGCGGAATGGTGCCAGATTCTGGGAGTAACCAACGTCACGGACGTGACCCGTATGATCGAGGAAGGCCGCCTGCGGAATTTCATCCGCGTCAACGAGGCGCTGCATGAAGCCGCGCTGGATGGTATCGCAAAAAAGATCCATGAGCAGAACAAGCATATCGTCCTGGTGGCCGGTCCTTCTTCCAGCGGCAAAACCACCTTCTCCGGACGTCTTGCCGTTCATCTTCAGATGTACGGTCATCCGTCCCGCCGGATTTCCATGGATGATTTCTTCATCAACCGGGAGGATCTTCCCCTGCAGATTGACGGAACGCGCGACTTCGAAACCATCGACGCGCTGGATATCAAGCTCCTTGCGGAAACGCTCAACGCCCTGCTGAACGGTGAAGAGGTTTTCATGCCGGAATACGATTTCGAAACCGGCGAAAAAGATTACCTCACTTCACCGACCTCACTGGTTCCCGGTGAGATCATCATCCTGGAAGGCATCCACGGCCTGAATCCCCAGGTCTGCGAAATGCTGCCCGCCGATGAAATCTACAAGGTATTCGTCAGTGCCCTCACCTGCCTGAACCTGGATGACCACAACCGCATCCGGACCACGGACGTCCGCCTGCTGCGCCGCATCGTGCGTGATCAGCAGTTCCGCGCCTATCCGGCCGAAAAAACGCTCGAAATCTGGCCCAGCGTCCGCCGCGGTGAGGAAAAGTACATCTTTACCTATCAGGAAAACGCGGACAGCATGTTCAACACTGCCCTGCACTATGAACTGCCGATCCTGAAGCATTATGCCTACCAGATGCTGAAGGAAGTACCGTCCGATTCCCCGAACTACCTGCTTGCCCGCCGGCTGATCAAAACGCTGAATTATCTGCCGGATGTGGATCCGCAGCTGTTCAACGAAATCCCGCCGCTGTCCCTGCTCAGGGAATTTATCGGCGGCTGCACCTTCGACGAAGAGGACTGATATTACATCCGTCCATTCGGAATATTACTTTTTGCTACAGGAGGTTCCTTTCCCATGCACCGTTTTCTTTCCGTTGTCCTCGCCCTGGTTCTCTGCCTGATGCCCGTCCTTTCCTCTGCCGAACTGGCCGGTACGGTTTCTTCGGATTATGAGCCGCTATACCAGTTCGCTGAACCCTACGGTTTCAAACTCGGCGGTGCCTTCGGCTACTGGGATATGCGGAACACTGCCTTTATGGGTTTCCTGAATGACCATTTCAATTCCCTCACCTGCACCAATGAGACCAAAGCTTATTCACTTCTGAAGCAAAATCTTTGCAGGACAAGTCCGGATGGTATGCCCCGCATGGATTATTCCCAGGCCGACCAGATGCTCAAGTGGTGCCAGGCTCATGGAAAGTCCGTCCGCGGCCACGTGCTTGTCTGGGATGCAGTTATGCAGTATCCCTGGTTTTTCCATGAAGATTATAATGAGTCAAAGCCATTTGCCTCCCAGGAAGTCAACCGTGCCCGCCTGGCTTCTTATATCGACCAGGTCATAACCCACTTCGAGGAATCCTTTCCCGGTGTCATTTACTGCTGGGACGTGGTGAATGAGGCAATCGGCGACAGCTCATCCGACTGGCGCGCTTCTGATCCCCGCCATATCCGGATTGTCCGGGATGGCGGTCCGAACTACTTCCAGGCTTATGTGGGCGATGATTATGTGGAATATGCTTTCCTCTGCGCCCGCAACACCGTGGAAAAGCTGGGCGCTGATATCAAACTCTTCTATAATGACTACAATATGTTCATGACCGAAAAGCGGAATGCCGCGGTGGAGCTGATCAAAAGCATCCAGTCCTATGATCCCGACGGTCGTCCCCTGATCGACGGTCTCGGCATGCAGGGATATATCGGCGGATACGGCACCCAGTCCGGCTGCCTGCAGGAATCCCACATTTCCGATATCCGTACCTCCATCCGCACCTACAGCAGCCTGGGACTGGAAGTCCAGCTCACCGAGATGGCCGTTCGGAATTTCGATCAGTCCAAAGCAGCGGAGCATGCCGAATACTACGGCCGCCTGTTCTCCGATGTCTTCATGAAGGCCAACACGGAAGAAAACGCGCCGCTGACTGCCGTATGCATCTGGGGCCTGGTCGATGCGCCGGAAAACGACAAGAACTCCTATACATACAAGATGAACAGCCCTTATGGCTGTTTCCTCAATACGAAATACCAGATCAAGACCTGCTTCGATACCGTGTATCACGTCCTGAAGGGCGATCAATAATCATCCGGAAAGCACAGAAAGACCGCCTGCCATCTGGCAGGCGGTTTCGTTTGTACCAGAATATTTTCAGCATGCTCGTGCAAACCCATGTACCGAAGGGTTTCAGGGGCGATCGGAAAGCCCCTGAACATATTACATTATCGATGAAAAAACCGTCTGCTGCAGCAGACGGTTTTTTCCATCAAATAATTACTTCAGCATGCTCTTTTCCCAGCACTCATAGGGCTTCAGGCCCAGCAGCTCGACAACCGTCGGGGCGACGTTCGCCAGGCCGAAGGGGCTTTCGGTATCCATCTCGTGGCGGGCATCCTTGTCATGGATGATGAAGGGAACGGGATTCAGGCTGTGCGCGGTCCGTACGGAAACCTCACCCTTCTTGTTCTTCTCCAGCATCTGGTCGGAGTTACCGTGGTCCGCAGTTACCACCAGGATGCAGCCGTTCTCATCGCAGGCCTTCCGGATCCGGGTCAGGCACAGGTCCACGGATTCCACCGCGATTTCCGTCGCGTACAGGTTGCCGGTATGGCCGACCATGTCGCCGTTCGGGAAGTTGCAGCGGATGAAGCCGTACTTGCCGGATTCGATCGCGGCGATCACCAGGTCGGCAATCTCCGTGCCCTTCATCCAGGGGCACTCATCAAAGGAGCGCACATCGGAGGGAACCTCTTCCCAGGTCTCCAGCTCCTCGCTCACTTTTTCACTGCGGTTGCCGTTCCAGAAATAGGTCACATGGCCGTACTTCTGGGTTTCGGAGCAGGCATATTCGTTGATGCCGTTCTCCACCAGCAGTTCCGTCAGCGTGTGGCGGATCTGGGGCGGGCTGACCAGGTACTTGTGCGGGATATGCAGGTCGCCGTCGTACTCCAGCATGCCGGCGTATTTCACCTGCGGAACCACGCCGCGGTCAAACTTGTCAAAGGACGCATCGCCGTCAAACGCCATGGAGAGTTCCAGGGCACGGTCGCCACGGAAGTTGAAGAGGATTACACTGTCGCCGTCCTGCATGGCACCGACCGGCTTTCCGTTCTCCCCGATGACGAAGGCGGGCAGATCCTGGTCGATCACGCCGGGCTGTTCATTGCGGAAGGTCTCGATCGCTTCCCTGGCGCTGCTGAAGAAGGCGCCTTCTCCGTTAATTACATTGTACTGGCTCTTGCCGTGTACATGCACGTCCCATCCGGCCTTTACCATGCCCCAGTTGGCCTGGTACCGGTCCATGGTGATCTGCATGCGGCCGCCGCCGGAGGCGATCCGTCCGTCAAAGGAGCCATCGTTCAGTTCCTTCAGGGCATTCTCCAGCTGGTCCACATACTCCAGCGCGGAAGTGGCAGGCACATCGCGGCCGTCCAGCAGGATATGCACGCGGGCTTTCTTCACACCCTCCGCCTTGGCTTCCTTCAGCATCGCGATCAGGTGGGAGATATTGCTGTGTACATTGCCGTCGGACAGCAGGCCGATGAAATGCAGAGTGTTGCCGCCGGCGATCACAGATCCGGTCAGGTCCTTCCAGGTCTCGCTCTGGAAAATAGAGCCGGATTCGATGGACTCATTCACCAGCTTGGCGCCCTGGGAATAGATCTGGCCGCATCCCAGTGCATTGTGGCCCACTTCGCTGTTGCCCATATCGTCATCGGAGGGCAGGCCCACTGCGGTACCGTGCGCTTTGATAATCCGGAAAGGATCGTTGGCTTTCAGATCATCCAGGGTCGGCGTGGTCGCCTGCTTAACCATGTTGCCCAGCTCGGAAGGGGTTTCTCCGACGCCGTCCATCACAACCAGCACTACGGGTTTCGTCATGTTTTTCATCCTCCTGAAAAAAGTCAGTCGTTTCTTCTGATTCCGTCGGAAAGGATACCGCAAACAGGGGCAAATGTCAATCGGTTCAACGTTTTGCATCAACAGCAGGACAGGATTTCCCGGCACAGTTCCCCGGGTTTTCCGATTGATTCTTCACACCATGTGGGATACAATACCGGTAACACGATGAAATCAGGCTGCTCATGAATGGAGGCTGCTTTATGAATGCGATTCCCATTTCCTCAGATAACCCGAAGCTGCGTATCCTGGGACGTCTGGACCGTTCCCGCACTCCCCTTGCGCTGGACTGGACCGGCAGCGGCATCGAGGTACAGTTCCGCGGTTCTGATCTCTGGGCGGAGCTGGAAGCACCGGTGATGTCCCCGGTGATGTGGGTCGCTGTCCTGGCGGATGGCTGCCCGGTTGCCCGTTTCCCGGTGGAGCCCGGTATCCGCTTTTATCCGCTGGTACTTGGTATGGAGCCGGCCAACAGCCGGACGGTGACGCTGGTCAAGGAAACCCAGTGCATGCCGGACAATCCGGCTGCAACTGTCCTGGTGCACAGCCTTCGTATGAACGGCAGTCTCGAGGAGCTGCCCGCCCGGAATCTGAAGATTGAGTTTATCGGGGACAGTCTCACCAGCGGTGAAGGCGCGCTGGCCCCAAACGGAAATGATGAATGGATTCCGCTCTGGTTTACCGCCTGCGGCAATTATTCATTTATCGCCTGCCGGGCACTGAATGCAGAGCGCAGCGTGCTTTCCCAGAGCGGCTGGGGTGTCTGCTGGGACTGGGAGCATAATCCCGCCCACACAATGACCGAATTCTACGAACAGACTGCCGGTGTGCTGCAGGGGCCGGAAGCGGAAGCCCGCGGATGCGGAAAGCCCTGGGATTTCGCTTCCTGGCAGCCGGATATCATATGCATCCGCCTGCTGACAAATGACTGCGGCGGTATGAACCAGAAAAACAGCTTTGAACAGGACCGGGATACCGTTGTCCGCGGAGCGGCAGATTTCCTGAAAATCGTCCGCCGGAATAACCCGGCCGCGAAAATCGTCTGGATCCTGCCCGGTACCGATGTCCATCCCGAGCTGGCGGAGGAAGCCGTTGCCCTCGCCCGTCGGGAAGGGCTGGAGAACCTGTTCACCTTCGCGCTTCCGGATTACGGACCGGAGGATATGGGCGCCCGTTTCCACCCGAATGCTGAATATAACCGGAAAGTCGGCCTGCTTCTGGCTGAATTCCTGAAGGAGATATAATTCTTCTTCGGGATTGACGAAGCGGGATCGGGGGAATATAATACCACCGTACACAGCGTACCACTTAAAGCTTCTTCGGGGACGGGTGCAATTCCCTACCGGCGGTACAGCCCGCGAACTGAGCACAGCTCAGCCGATCCGGTCAGATTCCGGAGCCGACAGTATAGTCTGGATGAGAGAAGAAACGGTTATGCGTCCGGTGCTTTTGTGCCGGCCTTCCGCCCCTCAGAGCGAAGCTGCTTTGAGGGGCGCGCGCATTTTAAAGGAGGGGTTCATTATGAACACTACGGTAACTACCCGGAAATTCCTAACGGTCGGTAACATGACGCGTATCGCTATGCTGACCGCACTGGCCTGCCTGCTGGATCTGATTCCAGGAATCCCGATTGTCGGATTCTACAAGCTGGATTTCAGCCTGCTGCCTGTGATGCTTGGTAATTTCTCCATGGGACCTGTCGCCGGGACCGTCATTCTGGCGCTGAAATGCCTGATCGGCTGGGCCCATTCCACAACGATGGGAATCGGAAAGCTGGCTGACTTTATCATGGGTCTTGCCCTGATCATTCCTGCCGGGCTGATCTACGCAAGAAACAAAACACGGAAAACAGCCCTGATCGGTATGCTGATTGGGACCCTGTGCATGGTCGTTATCGGGGTGTTTGCGAACAAATTCATCCTGATTCCCTTCTATGCCCAGATGATGCCGATGGAGAAAATCCTGGCCATGTGCGGCGCAGACAGCGAATGGAAGCTGCTGCTGATTGCA
It encodes the following:
- a CDS encoding GTP-binding protein is translated as MVKINVISGFLGAGKTTLIKKLLTGSLRNEKVVLLENEYGEIGIDGGFMKDAGITVTELNAGCICCTLAGDFQAAVDQLIDTYHPDRILVEPTGVGKLSEILSAVEKAKERHPEIEVGGSATVVDAGKCRMYMKNFGEFFLDQVKSASTVIFSRTQLLDADRVEKSRLLIAEAHPDARIITTPWDDMTPDFMLDVIENGKPIYFAPLEDDDDDDDDEEEHHHHHHDHDDDDDDGDEHEHHHHHDHDDDDDDDDDDEHEHHHHHGHDDDDDDDGDEHEHHHHHGHEGHEHHHHHHHHGADDHDADEVFDTIGLETARRYEQDEIRAMLDRLSDEEEYGRVLRAKGILQNAAGEWFQFDYVPGETDMRNDSADYTGRLCVIGTSLNEKAITELFQL
- a CDS encoding GTPase, yielding MIRKFVPVYLITGFIESGKTTLGLTILGNERFTNGGKTLVICCEDGEAEWDDKSLEKNNGVLVMLDSSEELNSRLLADLENEHKPSCVIMEYNSMWGLEKLDTLILPRLWDWAQVVTTADGTTFENYMTNMRKLLTDPMKTADMITVNRCGPDFNKSSWRKQLRAMNNAATIFFENLDGTVDDGIRDEDLPYDMKAETISIAEDQFGIFYVDSMDHPERYDGKKVRLVGQAWKRPGFPKGFYYFARNAMTCCSNDIAPCGWVCKGERTPDNKTYFTLTARCKMVQSPDGQVALMLNELNAERAKTPREELVSFVNL
- a CDS encoding AI-2E family transporter, giving the protein MLSEERKAFERLSFKVLIVVLVLLAAYFLVPQVWDKLSPFFIAIPLAAMLQPVIRFCFRKLKLKKSISSFILVILLLGLVIGILVWLIGLVTSMVNPFLTQSEDIVTTTIGTIRQAVNSLMQYTSDNFSPEVQAQISKAMNDMIGDLTKWGISVSTTLGTYLVNLATGFPYFIVYTTFLAMALYFIARDYDDIRSYLPGGKRRNQSSNTTQLTNSAIRSLIGYLRVQGTFSLMVLVVSLIVLNAFRFPYASAIAIVAGIMEMIPMVGSGLLYILMGVIYLLTGNIAAAIQVLALTAVLQLARRLLEPKLMSNSIGITPLESLIGMFVGLRVGGIIGLIGGPVAMAVLVGAFRGKIFESMKRDFFCLVTYLRNRWRPAVPDPAPVPDGPAEPESPEPPVKEE
- a CDS encoding NAD(P)/FAD-dependent oxidoreductase, with amino-acid sequence MADIVVIGGGAAGMAAALFAARAGASVLLLEKNEKLGKKVYITGKGRCNLTNDCDTDEFMAQVPRNPRFLYSALNFFSPQDMMSLLESAGCPVQVQRGRRVFPVSEKASDVTRALQSCLRNAGVTVRLGAGVQSLESEGGRLSGVRLEDGSLVPARAVIVCTGGISYPSTGSTGDGYRFAEEAGHTVVPRSPVLVGLETEEAWPRMLQGLSLRNVTLTLSRKGKTLYSELGEMLFTHFGISGPIVLEASCHLPEPPAGASLEIDLKPGLTAEQLDARILRDFSVAGKKLLRNELTSLLPSRLADLFPQLCGIPAALPCSQVTAVQRQRLVSVLKAFPLTVRAPRPVEEAIVTRGGVSVRELEPGTMRSKLVPNLFFAGEVIDVDAHTGGYNLQIAWSTGALAGTGAAEQVLS
- a CDS encoding exonuclease domain-containing protein; translation: MTYIVLDLEWNQPISYQSSTFRKVGDKLMFEMIQIGAVKLDANLNPGEAISIPIAPTHYVRIHPRIRRMTGLDSETLAGAPAFREALQQFAAWCGDDYTLLTWGIDDVSVLYQNIHFFHCEDIVLPPLCDIQRLFSTVHNLKDRSGLKTAMELVNITPDDTMSFHNALNDAWYTALVFKTLPDPSAVLNYPQEPRPLIHSRHITREKTEGEAFASVRDALASETAIHPVCPRCGRVLALDGEYIKQSADKYIAVAKCRNHGRILIRLRFRIDDDGKKIMSRTTAPATSANVAYIHTKQLQNQQRQAQYLESHGSLPDPDEELLNADVSSMPFD
- a CDS encoding nucleoside kinase, with the protein product MLIRSIDNQKEFPEGTTVQACLTGLDNFPVGTLAALSGGIVRELNEPIRTDCTLIPLTLEHEEGRRVYERSLRFVMLLALRHLYPYQQVRIEYSVGYGVFVRLPGVTLHRQDIVRIENEMRRLVELNLAFTRKQWTREDAIRYFEEEKQPDKVDLLRHRPVPYINMYCIDGMWEYFYGAMTVSTGYVPVFTLFELRGGFVLQLPAGSDFDHAAPYIYRPKHLEVFNQSAEWCQILGVTNVTDVTRMIEEGRLRNFIRVNEALHEAALDGIAKKIHEQNKHIVLVAGPSSSGKTTFSGRLAVHLQMYGHPSRRISMDDFFINREDLPLQIDGTRDFETIDALDIKLLAETLNALLNGEEVFMPEYDFETGEKDYLTSPTSLVPGEIIILEGIHGLNPQVCEMLPADEIYKVFVSALTCLNLDDHNRIRTTDVRLLRRIVRDQQFRAYPAEKTLEIWPSVRRGEEKYIFTYQENADSMFNTALHYELPILKHYAYQMLKEVPSDSPNYLLARRLIKTLNYLPDVDPQLFNEIPPLSLLREFIGGCTFDEED